In Helicoverpa armigera isolate CAAS_96S chromosome 22, ASM3070526v1, whole genome shotgun sequence, the genomic stretch GGTTGTGACGTCGTGCTGCGCAGCGCGACTATTTTCGTTCCTGTGATAGGCGGCGGACATATTGTTTAGATATCTGACGCAAGCGAAAACGGATAGTTGAAGATGCCTTTGAACGCGGTTGGCTGGACATCGGAGGAGGACGAACAGCTCGTGGATTTAGTGCAGCCTCATAGTTTCTTGTACAACATTTACGATCCGTCTCGGAAAAACATATTAGCGAGGGAATCTACATGGCAGGAAATAGCGGAGCAACTATCGAAGCCAGGTGAGCgttctttcgtttttttttgctgtgaAACTGCCGTGCTGCGTAGGACAACCGCAAGGCATAATGAGATTTTGAATGGGAATTCGAAAAACTAACAGATTGTCGTcatatttgttaaaataagCTCGAAGAATTGTGTCTATTCCCAATAATACATACGGTGACCTATTTTTGAACGTTTGAAGACTCATTGCCTACGTATTGCTCAATAGGAATCTATTTTAGACCCGTTTTAAAATCAGCTGATTGCTGTTgtcattacaattttaaagtaaataaactttgGTTTGTAAAAGTATCGTATGTTTGGCCTTGTAAATGTACGTTTCAATCAATATTAGATGACGTAGGTAGACTTGTTTCTAAGCTGTTCATGATAAGCAattagcaaataaacaaaaacatggcttgaaatatggaaaatacgCAGAATTCGCATAATTTGCAGAACCAatctacaaaaacattttataatgtaCAAAAATCATGAGCGAccttttcataatttaattacaagcttgtgcattaataaataattaaattttttaatattacaaacatttcaaatattaaactaaCTTAGTAACACCATATGGtgttcgtggtggcctagtgggcaaagaaccaacctctcgagtatgagggcgcgggttcgattccaagtcaggcaagtaccaatgcaacttttctaagtttgtatgtactttctaagtatatcttagacaccaaatgactgtgtttcggatggcacgttaaactgtaggtcccggctgtcattgaacatccttggcagtcgttacgggtagtcagaagccagtaagtctgacaccagtctaatcaaggggtatcgggttgcccgggtaactgggttgaggaggtcagataggcagtcgcttcttgtaaagcactggtactcagctgaatccggttagactggaagccgaccccaacatagtttgggaaaaggctcggaggatggaaggATGGATAGTAACACCATATGGTGCAATTATTAAGTCTTAAGTTCAATTAACAAGTAGGTAAGACAAGATAAAGGAAATTGGTGTCATTAGATCATTAGAGCATCTTATCATTAAGACACCctacaacataaaaaaaaagaactaattAACTTGTCCACTGATTTCAGTTGAGGAATGCAAGAAGCGCTGGAGAGGTCTCCGAGATGGCTACACCCGCATCAAACGTCTAGGGACTATGCATCGAACCAAAGTCTTCCTTTACGAGAAGCTACAGTTCTTAGACTCGGTACTGGTGGAAAATACTGAAGAGACAGTACAAATGGAGGAGACGCAGGAAGAACAACCAGTTCAGGATGAGTCGGTTGGCGCTGAGCAGCAGGTTATTACTGATAACCAGGAGTATTATGAGGTGATGGTCATTTCACACTAATTTACGGCATATTTATAGATTAGTTCATTGAACTATTATGACAGAAGTGGGCAAAGTTCTGAGTGCTAATAGCATTAGTAAGACTTGTCTCAATGTATAAATAGGTTGCTTAGTTGTTTGTAATCAACAGCATtggaatttcataatatttttcttacaagaaatttgtataaaatgttttattataacaactCTTTATAAATTTCAGATCACTGTTGTGGACGGACCTCAACTACCGCTTAAACCTTTCTTAAAAATTCTACCAAAAACAGAGACAACAG encodes the following:
- the LOC110375595 gene encoding uncharacterized protein LOC110375595; the protein is MPLNAVGWTSEEDEQLVDLVQPHSFLYNIYDPSRKNILARESTWQEIAEQLSKPVEECKKRWRGLRDGYTRIKRLGTMHRTKVFLYEKLQFLDSVLVENTEETVQMEETQEEQPVQDESVGAEQQVITDNQEYYEITVVDGPQLPLKPFLKILPKTETTEEPPKKICRKNGGRKKAIPVPKNVPPIKILPKPILMKGPKIVNTNTIQYVEDTKQQEQRSQTIDKLIEKILKENTNEVDVFFRSMAASVKKLQPNLIPKVKMEVCNVIAKYEMQSFDKNLNF